A genomic window from Hymenobacter psoromatis includes:
- a CDS encoding hydrogenase expression/formation protein HypE, translated as MNLSCPMPVLDFDVITLGHGGGGILTHRLLESGVFSLFKNDLLDERHDGAIFELTGRVAFSTDSYVVSPIFFPGGNIGELAVNGTVNDLAMCGAIPKYLSLSFILEEGLPMTEFWDILVSIRDAARRAGVQIVTGDTKVVEKGKGDGIFINTSGIGHVHPQARIASRHVRAGDKIVVSGYVATHGIAIMSVRTGLTFETDLVSDTANLNHTVAALLDEFGEQIHLLRDPTRGGVATVLNEIAQDCSLGVTLAQDAIPVLDDVQSACELLGLDPLYVANEGVFLTVVAAEAADALVAKLRELPHGADAAIIGEVVAEHPRQVVLHSRIGGRRVVSMLVGEQLPRIC; from the coding sequence ATGAACCTTTCCTGCCCCATGCCCGTGCTGGATTTTGACGTGATAACGCTGGGCCACGGCGGCGGGGGCATCCTCACGCACCGGCTACTGGAATCCGGTGTATTCAGCCTCTTCAAAAACGACCTGCTGGACGAGCGCCACGACGGGGCCATTTTCGAGCTGACCGGCCGCGTGGCTTTTTCCACCGATAGCTACGTGGTATCGCCCATTTTCTTCCCCGGCGGCAACATCGGCGAGCTGGCCGTGAACGGCACCGTGAACGACCTAGCCATGTGCGGGGCCATTCCTAAATACCTCTCGCTCAGCTTTATTCTCGAAGAAGGCTTGCCGATGACCGAGTTCTGGGACATCCTGGTGAGCATCCGCGACGCGGCCCGACGGGCGGGTGTGCAGATTGTAACCGGCGACACCAAAGTGGTGGAAAAGGGCAAGGGCGATGGCATTTTTATCAATACGTCCGGCATCGGCCACGTCCACCCGCAGGCCCGGATTGCCAGCCGCCACGTGCGGGCCGGCGACAAAATCGTAGTGTCGGGTTACGTGGCTACCCACGGCATCGCCATTATGAGCGTGCGCACCGGCCTCACCTTTGAAACCGATTTGGTGAGCGACACCGCCAACCTCAACCACACCGTGGCCGCCCTGCTCGATGAGTTCGGCGAGCAAATTCACCTGCTGCGCGACCCCACCCGCGGCGGCGTGGCCACCGTGCTCAACGAAATTGCCCAGGATTGTAGCCTCGGCGTAACGTTGGCCCAGGATGCCATTCCCGTGCTCGACGACGTGCAAAGTGCCTGCGAACTCCTCGGCCTCGACCCGCTCTACGTGGCTAACGAGGGCGTTTTCCTGACCGTAGTGGCCGCCGAAGCCGCCGATGCCCTGGTGGCGAAGCTGCGCGAGCTGCCGCACGGCGCGGATGCCGCCATCATCGGCGAAGTGGTGGCGGAGCACCCGCGCCAGGTGGTGCTGCACAGCCGCATCGGCGGGCGGCGCGTGGTGAGTATGCTGGTGGGCGAGCAGTTGCCGCGCATTTGTTAA
- a CDS encoding urease accessory protein: MNAAFPVVVAAVAGFSHAFEADHLVAVSNIVTRRTTSLAAIKDGVLWGLGHTSTILLVALVFLLGRLVLHLGPFRYLEASVGLLLVGLGGGRLWRILHAQSPGHAHPEPAFSLAYGVGMVHGLAGSGALLLSVLTQIKSGWDSIGYLLIFGAGSVVGMMVAAGVFSLPFSVALLQSSRLRTGLTVLSSVVCVGLGLKVLHQNLLP, translated from the coding sequence ATGAATGCTGCCTTTCCCGTTGTCGTGGCCGCCGTGGCCGGTTTCTCGCACGCCTTTGAGGCCGACCACCTGGTGGCGGTGAGCAACATCGTGACGCGCCGCACCACGTCGCTGGCCGCCATCAAGGACGGCGTGTTGTGGGGCCTGGGACACACGTCCACCATTCTGTTGGTGGCGCTGGTGTTCCTGCTGGGGCGGCTGGTGCTGCACCTGGGGCCCTTCCGCTACCTCGAAGCCAGCGTGGGCCTGCTGCTAGTGGGGCTGGGCGGGGGGCGGCTCTGGCGCATTCTGCACGCCCAAAGTCCCGGCCACGCGCACCCGGAACCGGCTTTTTCGCTGGCCTACGGCGTGGGCATGGTGCATGGCCTGGCGGGCAGCGGGGCGCTGCTGCTTTCGGTGCTGACGCAAATAAAAAGCGGCTGGGACAGCATCGGCTACCTGCTCATTTTCGGCGCGGGTTCGGTGGTGGGCATGATGGTGGCGGCCGGCGTGTTCAGCCTGCCCTTCTCGGTGGCGCTGTTGCAAAGCAGCAGGCTGCGCACGGGCCTCACGGTGTTGTCGTCGGTGGTGTGCGTGGGCCTGGGCCTGAAAGTGTTGCACCAAAATCTGCTTCCCTAA